One Homo sapiens chromosome 3, GRCh38.p14 Primary Assembly genomic window carries:
- the KIF9 gene encoding kinesin-like protein KIF9 isoform X8: MCTMLSSLRFASRMKLVTTEPAINEKYDAERMVKNLEKELALLKQELAIHDSLTNRTFVTYDPMDEIQIAEINSQVRRYLEGTLDEIDIISLRQIKEVFNQFRVVLSQQEQEVESTLRRKYTLIDRNDFAAISAIQKAGLVDVDGHLVGEPEGQNFGLGVAPFSTKPGKKAKSKKTFKEPLSSLARKEGASSPVNGKDLDYVSTSKTQLVPSSKDGDVKDMLSRDRETSSIEPLPSDSPKEELRPIRPDTPPSKPVAFEEFKNEQGSEINRIFKENKSILNERRKRASETTQHINAIKREIDVTKEALNFQKSLREKQGKYENKGLMIIDEEEFLLILKLKDLKKQYRSEYQDLRDLRAEIQYCQHLVDQCRHRLLMEFDIWYNESFVIPEDMQMALKPGGSIRPGMVPVNRIVSLGEDDQDKFSQLQQRVLPEGPDSISFYNAKVKIEQKHNYLKTMMGLQQAHRK; this comes from the exons ATGTGCACCATG CTATCTTCACTGAGATTTGCCAGCAGGATGAAGCTAGTCACCACTGAGCCTGCCATCAATGAAAAGTATGATGCTGAG AGAATGGTCAAGAACCTGGAGAAGGAACTAGCACTACTCAAGCAGGAGCTGGCTATCCATGACAGCCTG ACCAACCGCACCTTTGTGACCTATGACCCCATGGATGAAATCCAGATTGCTGAGATCAACTCCCAGGTGCGGAGGTACCTGGAGGGGACACTGGACGAGATCGAC ATAATCAGCCTTAGACAGATCAAGGAGGTGTTCAACCAGTTCCGGGTGGTTCTGAG CCAACAGGAACAGGAAGTGGAGTCCACTTTGCGCAGGAAGTACACCCTCATTGACAGGAATGACTTTGCAGCCATTTCTGCTATCCAGAAG GCGGGGCTTGTGGATGTTGATGGCCACCTAGTGGGTGAGCCTGAAGGACAAAACTTTGGACTCGGAGTCGCCCCTTTCTCTACCAAACCTGGGAAGAAAGCCAAGTCCAAGAAGACATTCAAAGAGCCACTCAG CTCCTTGGCAAGAAAGGAAGGTGCCAGCAGCCCTGTGAATGGGAAGGACTTGGATTACGTTTCCACCTCCAAGACCCAGCTGGTCCCATCCTCCAAAGATGGGGATGTCAAAGACATGCTTTCGCGGGACCGGGAAACTTCCAGCATTGAGCCCCTTCCCTCAGACTCCCCGAAGGAGGAATTACGCCCAATTAG GCCCGACACCCCACCCTCCAAACCAGTGGCCTTTGAGGAGTTTAAGAATGAGCAAGGTAGTGAGATCAACcgaattttcaaagaaaacaaatccaTCTTGAATGAACGGAGGAAAAGGGCCAGCGAGACCACACAGCACATCAATGCCATCAAGCGGGAGATTGATGTGACCAAGGAGGCCCTGAATTTCCAGAAGTCACTACGGGAGAAGCAAG GCAAGTACGAAAACAAGGGGCTGATGATCATCGATGAGGAAGAATTCCTGCTGATCCTCAAGCTCAAAGACCTCAAGAAGCAGTACCGCAGCGAGTACCAGGACCTGCGTGACCTCAGGGCTGAGATCCAGTATTGCCAGCACCTAGTGGATCAGTGTCGCCACCGCCTGCTCATGG AATTTGACATCTGGTACAATGAGTCCTTTGTCATCCCTGAGGACATGCAGATGGCACTGAAGCCAGGCGGCAGCATCCGGCCAGGCATGGTCCCTGTGAACAGGATTGTGTCTCTG GGAGAAGATGACCAGGACAAATTCAGCCAGCTGCAGCAGAGGGTGCTTCCTGAGGGCCCTGATTCCATCTCCTTCTACAATGCCAAAGTCAAGATAGAGCAGAAG
- the KIF9 gene encoding kinesin-like protein KIF9 isoform X5, with product MEFFTMPPRTWFMRQLQRMWFLRPSMAIMVFRMIEERPTHAITVRVSYLEIYNESLFDLLSTLPYVGPSVTPMTIVENPQGVFIKGLSVHLTSQEEDAFSLLFEGETNRIIASHTMNKNSSRSHCIFTIYLEAHSRTLSEEKYITSKINLVDLAGSERLGKSGSEGQVLKEATYINKSLSFLEQAIIALGDQKRDHIPFRQCKLTHALKDSLGGNCNMVLVTNIYGEAAQLEETLSSLRFASRMKLVTTEPAINEKYDAERMVKNLEKELALLKQELAIHDSLTNRTFVTYDPMDEIQIAEINSQVRRYLEGTLDEIDIISLRQIKEVFNQFRVVLSQQEQEVESTLRRKYTLIDRNDFAAISAIQKAGLVDVDGHLVGEPEGQNFGLGVAPFSTKPGKKAKSKKTFKEPLSSLARKEGASSPVNGKDLDYVSTSKTQLVPSSKDGDVKDMLSRDRETSSIEPLPSDSPKEELRPIRPDTPPSKPVAFEEFKNEQGSEINRIFKENKSILNERRKRASETTQHINAIKREIDVTKEALNFQKSLREKQGKYENKGLMIIDEEEFLLILKLKDLKKQYRSEYQDLRDLRAEIQYCQHLVDQCRHRLLMEFDIWYNESFVIPEDMQMALKPGGSIRPGMVPVNRIVSLGEDDQDKFSQLQQRVLPEGPDSISFYNAKVKIEQKHNYLKTMMGLQQAHRK from the exons gtttttagGATGATCGAAGAACGCCCCACACATGCCATCACTGTGCGTGTTTCCTACTTGGAAATCTATAATGAGAGCCTGTTTGATCTCCTGTCCACTCTGCCCTATGTTGGACCCTCAGTCACACCAATGACCATCGTGGAAAACCCTCAAGGAGTCTTCATTAAGGGCTTGTCAGTTCACCTCACAAGTCAGGAGGAGGATGCATTCAGCCTCCTTTTTGAG GGTGAGACCAACAGGATTATAGCCTCCCACACTATGAACAAAAACTCTTCCAGATCACACTGCATTTTCACCATCTACTTAGAG GCCCATTCCCGGACCTTATCAGAGGAAAAGTACATCACTTCCAAAATTAACTTGGTGGATCTggcaggctcagagaggctggggaAGTCTGGG TCTGAGGGCCAAGTCCTGAAGGAAGCCACCTACATCAACAAATCGCTCTCATTCCTGGAGCAGGCCATCATTGCCCTTGGGGACCAGAAGCGGGACCACATCCCCTTTCGGCAGTGCAAGCTCACCCACGCTCTGAAGGACTCGTTAG GGGGAAACTGCAATATGGTCCTCGTGACAAACATCTATGGAGAAGCTGCCCAGTTAGAAGAAACG CTATCTTCACTGAGATTTGCCAGCAGGATGAAGCTAGTCACCACTGAGCCTGCCATCAATGAAAAGTATGATGCTGAG AGAATGGTCAAGAACCTGGAGAAGGAACTAGCACTACTCAAGCAGGAGCTGGCTATCCATGACAGCCTG ACCAACCGCACCTTTGTGACCTATGACCCCATGGATGAAATCCAGATTGCTGAGATCAACTCCCAGGTGCGGAGGTACCTGGAGGGGACACTGGACGAGATCGAC ATAATCAGCCTTAGACAGATCAAGGAGGTGTTCAACCAGTTCCGGGTGGTTCTGAG CCAACAGGAACAGGAAGTGGAGTCCACTTTGCGCAGGAAGTACACCCTCATTGACAGGAATGACTTTGCAGCCATTTCTGCTATCCAGAAG GCGGGGCTTGTGGATGTTGATGGCCACCTAGTGGGTGAGCCTGAAGGACAAAACTTTGGACTCGGAGTCGCCCCTTTCTCTACCAAACCTGGGAAGAAAGCCAAGTCCAAGAAGACATTCAAAGAGCCACTCAG CTCCTTGGCAAGAAAGGAAGGTGCCAGCAGCCCTGTGAATGGGAAGGACTTGGATTACGTTTCCACCTCCAAGACCCAGCTGGTCCCATCCTCCAAAGATGGGGATGTCAAAGACATGCTTTCGCGGGACCGGGAAACTTCCAGCATTGAGCCCCTTCCCTCAGACTCCCCGAAGGAGGAATTACGCCCAATTAG GCCCGACACCCCACCCTCCAAACCAGTGGCCTTTGAGGAGTTTAAGAATGAGCAAGGTAGTGAGATCAACcgaattttcaaagaaaacaaatccaTCTTGAATGAACGGAGGAAAAGGGCCAGCGAGACCACACAGCACATCAATGCCATCAAGCGGGAGATTGATGTGACCAAGGAGGCCCTGAATTTCCAGAAGTCACTACGGGAGAAGCAAG GCAAGTACGAAAACAAGGGGCTGATGATCATCGATGAGGAAGAATTCCTGCTGATCCTCAAGCTCAAAGACCTCAAGAAGCAGTACCGCAGCGAGTACCAGGACCTGCGTGACCTCAGGGCTGAGATCCAGTATTGCCAGCACCTAGTGGATCAGTGTCGCCACCGCCTGCTCATGG AATTTGACATCTGGTACAATGAGTCCTTTGTCATCCCTGAGGACATGCAGATGGCACTGAAGCCAGGCGGCAGCATCCGGCCAGGCATGGTCCCTGTGAACAGGATTGTGTCTCTG GGAGAAGATGACCAGGACAAATTCAGCCAGCTGCAGCAGAGGGTGCTTCCTGAGGGCCCTGATTCCATCTCCTTCTACAATGCCAAAGTCAAGATAGAGCAGAAG
- the KIF9 gene encoding kinesin-like protein KIF9 isoform X7 translates to MEFFTMPPRTWFMRQLQRMWFLRPSMAIMVFRMIEERPTHAITVRVSYLEIYNESLFDLLSTLPYVGPSVTPMTIVENPQGVFIKGLSVHLTSQEEDAFSLLFEGETNRIIASHTMNKNSSRSHCIFTIYLEAHSRTLSEEKYITSKINLVDLAGSERLGKSGSEGQVLKEATYINKSLSFLEQAIIALGDQKRDHIPFRQCKLTHALKDSLGGNCNMVLVTNIYGEAAQLEETLSSLRFASRMKLVTTEPAINEKYDAERMVKNLEKELALLKQELAIHDSLTNRTFVTYDPMDEIQIAEINSQVRRYLEGTLDEIDIISLRQIKEVFNQFRVVLSQQEQEVESTLRRKYTLIDRNDFAAISAIQKAGLVDVDGHLVGEPEGQNFGLGVAPFSTKPGKKAKSKKTFKEPLRPDTPPSKPVAFEEFKNEQGSEINRIFKENKSILNERRKRASETTQHINAIKREIDVTKEALNFQKSLREKQGKYENKGLMIIDEEEFLLILKLKDLKKQYRSEYQDLRDLRAEIQYCQHLVDQCRHRLLMGATVGKNLTSGTMSPLSSLRTCRWH, encoded by the exons gtttttagGATGATCGAAGAACGCCCCACACATGCCATCACTGTGCGTGTTTCCTACTTGGAAATCTATAATGAGAGCCTGTTTGATCTCCTGTCCACTCTGCCCTATGTTGGACCCTCAGTCACACCAATGACCATCGTGGAAAACCCTCAAGGAGTCTTCATTAAGGGCTTGTCAGTTCACCTCACAAGTCAGGAGGAGGATGCATTCAGCCTCCTTTTTGAG GGTGAGACCAACAGGATTATAGCCTCCCACACTATGAACAAAAACTCTTCCAGATCACACTGCATTTTCACCATCTACTTAGAG GCCCATTCCCGGACCTTATCAGAGGAAAAGTACATCACTTCCAAAATTAACTTGGTGGATCTggcaggctcagagaggctggggaAGTCTGGG TCTGAGGGCCAAGTCCTGAAGGAAGCCACCTACATCAACAAATCGCTCTCATTCCTGGAGCAGGCCATCATTGCCCTTGGGGACCAGAAGCGGGACCACATCCCCTTTCGGCAGTGCAAGCTCACCCACGCTCTGAAGGACTCGTTAG GGGGAAACTGCAATATGGTCCTCGTGACAAACATCTATGGAGAAGCTGCCCAGTTAGAAGAAACG CTATCTTCACTGAGATTTGCCAGCAGGATGAAGCTAGTCACCACTGAGCCTGCCATCAATGAAAAGTATGATGCTGAG AGAATGGTCAAGAACCTGGAGAAGGAACTAGCACTACTCAAGCAGGAGCTGGCTATCCATGACAGCCTG ACCAACCGCACCTTTGTGACCTATGACCCCATGGATGAAATCCAGATTGCTGAGATCAACTCCCAGGTGCGGAGGTACCTGGAGGGGACACTGGACGAGATCGAC ATAATCAGCCTTAGACAGATCAAGGAGGTGTTCAACCAGTTCCGGGTGGTTCTGAG CCAACAGGAACAGGAAGTGGAGTCCACTTTGCGCAGGAAGTACACCCTCATTGACAGGAATGACTTTGCAGCCATTTCTGCTATCCAGAAG GCGGGGCTTGTGGATGTTGATGGCCACCTAGTGGGTGAGCCTGAAGGACAAAACTTTGGACTCGGAGTCGCCCCTTTCTCTACCAAACCTGGGAAGAAAGCCAAGTCCAAGAAGACATTCAAAGAGCCACTCAG GCCCGACACCCCACCCTCCAAACCAGTGGCCTTTGAGGAGTTTAAGAATGAGCAAGGTAGTGAGATCAACcgaattttcaaagaaaacaaatccaTCTTGAATGAACGGAGGAAAAGGGCCAGCGAGACCACACAGCACATCAATGCCATCAAGCGGGAGATTGATGTGACCAAGGAGGCCCTGAATTTCCAGAAGTCACTACGGGAGAAGCAAG GCAAGTACGAAAACAAGGGGCTGATGATCATCGATGAGGAAGAATTCCTGCTGATCCTCAAGCTCAAAGACCTCAAGAAGCAGTACCGCAGCGAGTACCAGGACCTGCGTGACCTCAGGGCTGAGATCCAGTATTGCCAGCACCTAGTGGATCAGTGTCGCCACCGCCTGCTCATGGGTGCGACAGTTGGGAAG AATTTGACATCTGGTACAATGAGTCCTTTGTCATCCCTGAGGACATGCAGATGGCACTGA